The Candidatus Binatota bacterium genome contains a region encoding:
- the ggt gene encoding gamma-glutamyltransferase: protein MKRTANIYLTSAAAVLFVLVTAAAGPLVEAALGADGGQLSGQLLSGRMGAVAAEHRLASEAGLEILALGGNAIDAAVAATLATGVVNPSSAGLGGGGFMLLWLADGRGARALDFRETAPSAARRDTFMSEGLADDASRRGGLAVAVPGEAAGMAWALQHYGSLSMAEVAAPAIRLAEQGFKLEAHLSDSLARHRDELAANPSLASEFLHDDGSPFAEGETLRRPKLARTLRVLADEGPSPFYSGPIARDLLAALRAHGGIMSEEDLRDYRVIEREPVAFAWRGQTVLGMPPPSSGGGLIGQVLAVLAPYRLAQLEHNSASYSHLLAEAMRAAFADRARWYGDPAYFDVPLARLLSPRHADWVRSRLSAVAPVPARTWGGSVTSDDAGTSHVSVIDSQGNAAACTSSVNTGFGAMLGVPGRGYPLNNTMDDFSLRPGRANVYGLVGSEANSVAGGKRPLSSMSPTLLVADGKARMAVGASGGPLIISGTLQALLNATEFAKGPLDAISAPRLHHQWMPDLLMLEQGAGQHLADSLRRRGHKLVVGKRAAAVQMVVRRDDGTLLAASDPRKGGVAAAR from the coding sequence GTGAAGCGCACCGCGAACATTTACTTGACGTCGGCGGCGGCCGTCTTGTTCGTCCTTGTGACAGCCGCAGCTGGGCCCCTGGTCGAAGCTGCCTTGGGGGCCGATGGCGGGCAGCTATCAGGCCAGCTGTTGTCCGGCCGGATGGGTGCGGTGGCCGCCGAGCACCGCCTTGCCTCCGAAGCGGGGCTCGAAATACTCGCCCTTGGCGGCAACGCCATCGATGCCGCCGTTGCCGCGACGCTCGCCACCGGCGTGGTCAACCCCTCGTCTGCGGGACTGGGCGGTGGCGGCTTCATGCTCCTTTGGTTGGCCGATGGGCGGGGCGCCCGCGCCCTCGATTTTCGCGAGACCGCGCCGTCAGCGGCCCGGCGTGACACTTTTATGTCCGAAGGCCTGGCCGACGACGCCAGCCGCCGTGGCGGACTGGCGGTTGCCGTACCGGGTGAAGCGGCTGGCATGGCCTGGGCTCTGCAACACTACGGCAGCCTCTCCATGGCCGAGGTGGCCGCCCCCGCCATACGGCTTGCCGAGCAGGGCTTCAAGCTCGAAGCTCACCTGTCCGACTCCCTCGCCCGCCACCGCGACGAACTGGCGGCCAACCCCAGCCTGGCCTCCGAGTTTCTCCATGACGACGGCAGCCCCTTCGCCGAGGGTGAGACGCTGAGGCGGCCCAAGCTGGCGCGCACACTGCGCGTGCTGGCCGATGAAGGCCCCTCGCCGTTCTACAGCGGCCCCATCGCCCGTGACCTGCTCGCAGCCCTGCGCGCGCACGGCGGCATCATGAGCGAAGAAGACCTGCGCGACTACCGGGTGATCGAACGCGAGCCGGTCGCGTTCGCCTGGCGTGGGCAGACCGTGCTGGGGATGCCCCCGCCCAGCAGCGGCGGTGGACTTATTGGCCAGGTGCTGGCGGTGCTTGCCCCCTACCGCCTGGCCCAGCTCGAACACAACAGCGCCAGTTACAGCCACCTGCTGGCCGAAGCCATGCGCGCGGCCTTCGCCGACCGCGCCCGCTGGTACGGCGACCCCGCTTACTTTGATGTTCCCTTGGCAAGGCTGCTGTCACCCAGGCACGCCGACTGGGTGCGCTCACGGCTGAGCGCGGTAGCGCCCGTCCCCGCCCGGACCTGGGGGGGCTCGGTGACCAGCGACGATGCCGGCACCTCGCACGTGTCGGTCATCGACTCCCAGGGCAACGCTGCGGCCTGCACGAGCAGCGTCAACACCGGCTTCGGCGCCATGCTGGGAGTCCCCGGCCGCGGCTACCCACTCAACAACACCATGGACGACTTCAGCCTCAGGCCCGGCCGCGCCAACGTCTACGGCCTGGTCGGCAGCGAGGCCAACTCGGTGGCCGGCGGCAAGCGTCCGCTGTCGAGCATGTCGCCCACCCTGCTGGTGGCCGACGGCAAGGCACGAATGGCGGTGGGCGCTTCGGGTGGTCCGCTCATCATCAGCGGCACGCTGCAGGCTCTGCTCAACGCAACCGAGTTCGCCAAGGGTCCGCTCGACGCCATAAGCGCCCCGCGCCTGCACCACCAGTGGATGCCGGACCTTCTCATGCTCGAACAGGGCGCCGGGCAACACCTGGCCGACAGCCTGCGCCGGCGCGGTCACAAGCTGGTGGTGGGTAAACGCGCGGCGGCCGTACAGATGGTCGTGCGGCGCGACGACGGAACATTGCTGGCTGCGTCTGACCCACGCAAGGGCGGCGTCGCTGCTGCCCGTTGA
- a CDS encoding glycerol-3-phosphate dehydrogenase/oxidase — MSGAGQDSASPGSNSPEYRQATWQQLQSEVFDLLIIGGGINGAAVARDAVLRGMSVALVERSDFASGTSSRSSKLIHGGVRYLEQGDIGLVLESCRERDLLRTRIAPHLVRAQRFLFPIYADDSLPLWKMRAGLLAYDMLAAFRNVETHRGLGAAEVMAEEPGLLSEGLEGGAVYWDCWTDDARLTVETVLAARSGGAAVLNYAEVVALDKDSTGRLASAVVRDLELGREARVRARCFVNTSGPWLDALRKLDDGGTPPRLRATKGAHVIFDRARLPVNNAVVIRGAGDNRVMFAIPWQTRVLVGTTDTWYEGDPAEVSVEKEDVDYILASANRAFPMADLLASDVVSSYAGLRPLVQPEDELDESDVSRDDQVFESPSGLVSLGGGKLTTHRHVAERIVNRVARWVGRPVGRCRTAQVPLPGAAGVEPGAAMHRAPGSGEEHVRWRYGARAAEVSALVRGDEELATGLVDDTPDLKAELVHAVDQEMAMSLEDALTRRTHVTLESAQVSEQLARSAAALLAEHLGWDDERVELEVKKYLASVQFCGATTP, encoded by the coding sequence ATGAGCGGCGCTGGGCAGGATTCGGCCTCACCGGGCTCCAATTCCCCGGAGTATCGCCAAGCCACCTGGCAGCAATTGCAGTCGGAGGTTTTTGATCTTCTCATCATAGGGGGAGGTATAAACGGTGCCGCGGTGGCGAGGGACGCCGTGCTCAGGGGCATGTCGGTGGCGCTGGTCGAGCGCTCCGATTTCGCGTCGGGCACCAGCAGCCGCTCGTCCAAGCTCATTCACGGCGGGGTACGTTACCTGGAGCAGGGCGACATCGGCCTGGTGCTTGAATCCTGCCGCGAGCGCGACTTGTTGCGCACGCGCATCGCGCCCCACCTGGTGCGCGCGCAGAGGTTTCTGTTCCCCATCTACGCCGACGATTCGCTCCCCCTGTGGAAGATGCGGGCCGGCCTGCTGGCCTACGACATGCTGGCTGCTTTTCGCAACGTGGAGACGCACCGCGGGCTGGGTGCCGCCGAGGTCATGGCCGAAGAGCCCGGACTGCTGTCGGAGGGTCTCGAGGGCGGCGCCGTCTACTGGGATTGCTGGACCGACGACGCGAGGCTAACCGTCGAAACTGTGCTGGCTGCGCGTTCGGGCGGGGCCGCGGTGCTCAACTACGCTGAGGTCGTGGCCCTGGACAAGGACAGCACGGGTCGGTTGGCGTCGGCCGTGGTACGTGATCTTGAACTGGGGCGCGAAGCCCGCGTGCGCGCCCGGTGTTTTGTTAACACCAGTGGACCGTGGCTCGACGCGCTGAGAAAACTCGACGACGGTGGCACGCCGCCCAGGCTGCGCGCGACCAAGGGCGCTCACGTGATATTCGATCGGGCGCGCCTTCCGGTAAACAACGCGGTGGTCATACGCGGCGCCGGCGACAACCGCGTCATGTTTGCCATTCCCTGGCAGACGCGCGTGCTCGTGGGCACGACCGACACCTGGTACGAGGGCGACCCTGCCGAGGTGTCGGTTGAGAAAGAAGACGTAGATTACATCCTGGCCAGCGCCAACCGGGCTTTTCCGATGGCTGACCTGCTGGCCAGCGACGTCGTGAGCAGCTACGCCGGCCTGCGCCCGCTGGTGCAGCCTGAAGACGAGCTTGACGAGTCCGACGTGAGCCGCGATGACCAGGTGTTCGAGAGTCCCTCGGGGCTGGTGTCGCTGGGAGGGGGCAAGCTGACCACGCACAGGCACGTGGCCGAGCGAATAGTGAACCGCGTGGCCCGATGGGTGGGCCGCCCGGTAGGCCGCTGCCGCACAGCCCAGGTGCCGTTGCCCGGGGCGGCCGGCGTCGAGCCCGGCGCGGCCATGCACAGGGCCCCGGGGTCGGGCGAAGAGCATGTGCGCTGGCGCTACGGGGCGAGGGCTGCCGAAGTGTCGGCCCTGGTCAGGGGCGATGAGGAATTGGCGACCGGTCTGGTCGACGATACGCCCGATCTCAAGGCCGAGCTGGTGCACGCCGTTGACCAGGAGATGGCCATGTCGCTCGAAGACGCGCTGACCAGGCGCACGCATGTCACGCTCGAGAGCGCCCAGGTCAGCGAGCAGCTGGCCCGCTCGGCCGCTGCCCTGCTGGCTGAGCACCTGGGCTGGGACGACGAGCGGGTAGAGCTCGAGGTAAAAAAATATCTCGCCAGCGTGCAGTTTTGCGGTGCCACGACGCCGTAG
- a CDS encoding TolC family protein — translation MLASVSGATALALESAPAPLVPATLEMSLREAVATAVAGNPGVLARAQLPVATRSGELEALAAWEPVIKLELGWDSSSLVPTSALAGTEDGDSVLSEEQASGSLSLSKLLRSGTTLDLSLAAARRETNSSFQGLVPEYRPSLGLGLEQPLLRNRWGMQDEITLKLARNDTAAERARFAADLADFVFAIAGAYWDVVLTESRSEAAQLALQLARSLAADAEKRVQVGMLAPVAVKEARAEAASREEQALSAGNEVRLSLLRLAHMVRAGDGRRPFEIQPAHGHEPVASQADPERSLALALARRPELRLARLQRQNRVLSVGKARDDRLPSLSLSAGYTLLGAGGRAVPISPFGSDEVVSSPFGGSWSEAIDLLADGDFNRWSVGLSFELPLARSASRARLDRAQARQLQADHELEDLESTVILQLDRARADLASAWQRVQAARLAVELADENLHDQRRRFEEGMVTTTDVLSFQQKLADSMAARTLAVTDHALAEASQQRAQGTLLEHYGVKLEGDEQQARPWWASF, via the coding sequence TTGCTCGCCTCAGTGTCAGGCGCCACAGCCCTGGCCCTGGAGAGCGCGCCGGCACCGCTTGTACCGGCAACGCTGGAGATGAGCCTCCGCGAGGCCGTGGCCACCGCTGTAGCCGGTAACCCGGGCGTGCTGGCCCGCGCCCAGTTGCCCGTGGCCACGCGCAGCGGCGAGCTGGAAGCACTGGCCGCCTGGGAGCCGGTGATAAAGCTCGAGCTGGGCTGGGACAGCAGCAGCCTGGTGCCGACCAGCGCGCTGGCCGGTACGGAAGACGGCGACTCCGTGCTCAGCGAAGAGCAGGCGTCGGGCTCGCTGTCGTTGTCCAAGCTGCTCAGGAGCGGAACCACGCTGGACCTTTCGCTGGCCGCCGCCCGGCGCGAAACCAACTCGTCTTTCCAGGGCCTGGTGCCCGAGTACCGCCCCAGCCTGGGCCTGGGCCTGGAGCAGCCGCTGCTGCGCAACCGCTGGGGCATGCAGGACGAAATTACGCTGAAGCTGGCACGCAACGACACCGCAGCCGAGCGCGCACGCTTTGCCGCCGACCTCGCCGACTTCGTATTCGCCATCGCGGGGGCCTACTGGGACGTGGTGCTGACCGAGTCGCGCAGTGAGGCCGCGCAACTGGCCCTGCAGCTTGCCCGCAGCCTGGCCGCCGACGCCGAAAAACGCGTGCAGGTGGGCATGCTGGCGCCGGTAGCCGTCAAGGAGGCGCGCGCAGAAGCCGCGAGCCGTGAGGAGCAGGCCCTGTCGGCCGGCAACGAAGTCCGCCTCTCGCTGCTCAGGCTCGCGCACATGGTAAGGGCGGGCGACGGCCGCCGCCCGTTTGAAATCCAGCCCGCGCACGGCCACGAGCCCGTCGCGTCGCAGGCAGACCCCGAGCGCTCGCTGGCGCTGGCGCTGGCGCGCCGACCCGAACTGCGGCTGGCCCGCCTGCAACGCCAAAACCGCGTGCTCAGCGTGGGTAAGGCGAGAGACGACCGGCTGCCGTCACTGTCGCTGTCGGCCGGTTACACGCTTCTTGGCGCCGGTGGACGCGCGGTACCCATAAGCCCCTTCGGCAGCGACGAGGTGGTGAGCAGCCCCTTTGGTGGCAGCTGGTCGGAAGCTATCGACCTGTTGGCCGACGGCGACTTCAACCGCTGGTCGGTGGGATTGAGTTTTGAGTTGCCATTGGCGCGCAGTGCTTCCCGGGCCCGGCTCGATAGGGCCCAAGCCAGGCAACTGCAGGCCGACCATGAACTCGAAGATCTCGAATCCACCGTGATCCTGCAACTCGACCGCGCCCGCGCCGACCTGGCCTCGGCCTGGCAGCGAGTGCAGGCAGCCCGGCTGGCGGTAGAACTGGCCGACGAAAACCTGCACGACCAGCGCCGGCGTTTTGAAGAGGGCATGGTCACGACAACCGACGTGCTGAGTTTTCAACAGAAGCTGGCCGACTCCATGGCCGCCCGTACCCTGGCCGTGACCGACCACGCGCTGGCCGAGGCCAGTCAGCAGCGCGCCCAGGGCACGCTGCTGGAGCACTACGGAGTCAAACTGGAAGGCGACGAGCAGCAGGCCCGTCCCTGGTGGGCCTCTTTCTGA
- a CDS encoding 7-carboxy-7-deazaguanine synthase QueE: MRAADPGKRRAPRVNGWLSELFVSLQGEGSYSGQRQLFVRLSGCNMRCGYCDTPDSLEKSQHCRVDFPGGESKFLDNPVSVETLAAVVARFIAEDPSIAMLAVTGGEPMLQADFLEAWFKASPPGRPCLLETNATIARGLDRLLPSFSVVSADVKLPSNSGEASFWKQHEEFLSGCDGVELYVKMPVDAVTSREDVVRGAELVARYAPAATLYLQPLADPGSNEAARPAAFMEELLAEASARVADTRVSVQMHKMMGLR, encoded by the coding sequence ATGCGAGCGGCAGATCCGGGTAAGCGACGGGCCCCGCGGGTGAACGGGTGGCTGAGCGAACTCTTCGTCTCGCTGCAGGGCGAGGGCAGTTACTCCGGGCAGCGGCAGTTGTTCGTGCGCCTGTCGGGCTGCAACATGCGCTGCGGCTACTGTGACACTCCCGACTCGCTCGAAAAGAGCCAGCACTGCCGCGTCGACTTTCCTGGCGGTGAGAGCAAGTTTCTCGACAATCCCGTATCGGTAGAAACACTGGCCGCCGTGGTGGCCCGCTTCATCGCCGAAGACCCTTCCATAGCCATGCTGGCAGTAACCGGTGGCGAGCCCATGCTGCAGGCTGATTTTCTCGAGGCCTGGTTCAAGGCCTCGCCCCCTGGACGGCCCTGCCTGCTTGAGACCAACGCCACCATCGCCCGGGGGCTGGATCGGCTGTTGCCATCGTTCAGCGTCGTGTCGGCCGACGTGAAGTTGCCGTCCAACAGCGGCGAGGCTTCCTTCTGGAAGCAACACGAGGAGTTTCTTTCGGGTTGCGACGGGGTCGAGCTTTACGTCAAGATGCCGGTGGACGCGGTCACCAGCCGTGAAGACGTGGTCAGGGGGGCCGAACTGGTGGCCCGTTATGCCCCGGCAGCCACGCTTTACCTGCAGCCGCTGGCCGACCCCGGGTCCAACGAGGCGGCGCGTCCGGCGGCCTTCATGGAAGAGTTGCTCGCGGAAGCATCCGCGCGGGTGGCAGACACACGGGTGTCGGTGCAGATGCACAAAATGATGGGCCTGCGATGA
- a CDS encoding adenylosuccinate synthase, with the protein MNTNSVAVVGLQWGDEGKGKIVDLLAEAADVVVRFQGGNNAGHTLVVDGEQTVLHLVPSGALHADTTCVIGGGVVVDPGVLASELASLRARGYLVEPGSLMLSQEAHLILPYHKAIDQARERKRGKGKIGTTGRGIGPAYEDKVARIGIRAGDLLDRDGFVSRLRENLAEKNAYLEAMLGEGALDFDSVLAELDESTAGLLELVADTSSWLDEATRSGSKVLFEGAQALMLDVDHGTYPFVTSSNTGTGAIATGAGIAPSLVGRVLGITKAYTTRVGSGPFPTELDNEVGERMRETGGEFGATTGRPRRCGWLDAVLLAKAVRINGVDGLTVTKLDVLTGIETLNICTGYRDPAGEPCDVPSTVAALELVEPVYEQMQGWDEDLGAAQSLDDLPRTARAYLARIEELTGVPVDVVSLGQDRLRTLVLEHPFGV; encoded by the coding sequence ATCAATACCAACAGCGTGGCCGTGGTTGGCCTGCAGTGGGGCGACGAGGGTAAGGGCAAGATCGTTGACCTGCTGGCCGAGGCCGCCGACGTGGTGGTTCGCTTCCAGGGCGGCAACAACGCCGGCCACACCCTGGTGGTTGATGGTGAGCAGACCGTGCTGCACCTGGTGCCGTCGGGTGCCCTGCACGCCGACACCACCTGTGTCATAGGCGGCGGCGTGGTGGTGGACCCCGGCGTGCTCGCCTCCGAGCTCGCGAGCCTTCGCGCCCGCGGCTACCTGGTCGAGCCGGGCAGCCTCATGCTGAGCCAGGAAGCGCACCTGATATTGCCCTACCACAAGGCCATCGACCAGGCCCGCGAGCGCAAGCGCGGCAAGGGTAAGATAGGCACCACCGGCCGCGGCATAGGCCCGGCCTACGAGGACAAGGTCGCGCGCATCGGAATAAGGGCCGGCGACCTGCTCGACCGCGACGGCTTCGTGTCGCGTCTTAGAGAAAACCTGGCTGAGAAGAACGCCTATCTCGAGGCCATGCTTGGCGAAGGTGCACTGGATTTTGACTCGGTGCTGGCCGAACTCGACGAGAGTACTGCCGGCTTGCTGGAACTGGTGGCCGACACTTCCAGCTGGCTCGACGAGGCCACGAGGTCGGGCAGCAAGGTGCTGTTCGAGGGCGCCCAGGCGCTCATGCTCGACGTTGACCACGGCACCTATCCCTTCGTGACGTCTTCTAATACCGGTACCGGGGCCATCGCCACCGGCGCGGGCATAGCACCGTCACTGGTGGGCCGCGTGCTGGGCATCACCAAGGCCTACACCACCAGGGTGGGGTCGGGGCCGTTTCCCACCGAGCTCGACAACGAGGTGGGAGAGCGCATGCGCGAGACCGGCGGCGAGTTCGGTGCCACCACGGGCAGGCCCCGCAGGTGCGGTTGGCTTGACGCCGTGCTGCTGGCCAAGGCGGTACGCATCAACGGCGTCGACGGTCTCACGGTGACCAAGCTCGACGTGCTCACCGGTATCGAAACGCTCAACATCTGCACCGGCTACCGCGACCCGGCCGGCGAGCCCTGCGACGTGCCTTCGACGGTGGCGGCCCTCGAACTGGTAGAGCCCGTGTACGAGCAGATGCAGGGCTGGGACGAAGACCTAGGCGCTGCTCAAAGCCTCGACGATCTACCGCGCACGGCGCGGGCCTACCTGGCCAGGATCGAAGAGCTTACGGGCGTGCCCGTGGACGTGGTCTCGCTGGGCCAGGACCGATTGCGCACCCTGGTTCTCGAGCACCCCTTCGGCGTCTGA
- a CDS encoding alanine--glyoxylate aminotransferase family protein, with the protein MLKRHLLAPGPTQVPAEVQLAMAAPIIHHRTPQFSELFGKTAAGARAMFATEQPVMMLACTGTGGMEAAVTNTLSHGDHVLVVKGGKFGERWEEIALRYGLRVTALDVEWGKAVDPAQVAAILAQADDLKAVLVQGSETSTTVLHPVTELAALTRDRDCLLIVDGITSVGVADMPMDASGIDVLVTGSQKAMMLPPGLALVALSEKAWRANENADLPRYYFDLARERDALAKDTSAYTPAVSLVTGLAAVFELVEATGGWPQVYRRHDILARATRAGVLAMGLDLLAPDAPSPAATGVRLPETVDGGALTKYLRDTMGVTVAGGQGHLKGRIVRLAHIGYADTFDVVVALSALEMALAGLGHEVEFGRGTAAAQKLLMEMYA; encoded by the coding sequence ATACTCAAGCGCCATCTGCTCGCCCCCGGGCCCACCCAGGTACCCGCCGAGGTGCAGCTGGCCATGGCCGCGCCCATCATTCACCACCGCACGCCGCAGTTCAGCGAGTTGTTCGGCAAAACCGCGGCCGGTGCGCGCGCCATGTTCGCCACCGAGCAGCCCGTGATGATGCTCGCCTGCACGGGCACCGGTGGTATGGAGGCCGCGGTCACCAACACCTTGAGCCACGGCGACCACGTGCTGGTCGTAAAGGGCGGCAAGTTCGGTGAGCGCTGGGAAGAAATAGCACTGCGCTACGGCCTCCGCGTTACAGCGCTGGATGTCGAGTGGGGCAAGGCCGTTGACCCGGCCCAGGTGGCAGCCATCCTCGCGCAGGCCGACGACCTGAAGGCCGTGCTCGTGCAGGGCAGCGAAACCTCGACCACGGTGCTGCACCCGGTGACCGAGCTGGCCGCCTTGACCCGCGACCGCGACTGCCTGCTCATAGTGGACGGCATAACCTCGGTGGGCGTGGCCGACATGCCCATGGACGCCAGCGGCATAGACGTGCTCGTTACCGGTTCGCAGAAGGCCATGATGTTGCCGCCGGGGCTTGCCCTGGTGGCCCTGAGCGAGAAGGCCTGGCGCGCGAACGAGAACGCCGACCTGCCGCGCTATTACTTTGACCTGGCGCGCGAACGCGACGCGCTGGCCAAGGATACTTCGGCTTACACACCGGCCGTGTCGCTGGTCACGGGACTGGCGGCGGTGTTCGAACTGGTGGAGGCTACCGGCGGCTGGCCGCAGGTGTACCGCAGGCACGACATCCTGGCGCGGGCCACGCGCGCGGGCGTGCTGGCCATGGGCCTGGACTTGCTGGCGCCCGACGCTCCCAGCCCGGCGGCCACCGGCGTGCGCCTGCCCGAGACGGTGGACGGCGGCGCGCTCACGAAGTACCTGCGCGATACCATGGGCGTGACCGTGGCCGGCGGACAGGGCCACCTCAAGGGCCGCATCGTGCGCCTGGCCCACATAGGCTACGCCGATACCTTTGACGTGGTGGTGGCGCTGTCGGCGCTGGAAATGGCGCTGGCGGGGCTGGGCCACGAGGTCGAATTCGGGCGCGGCACGGCCGCTGCCCAGAAACTGCTCATGGAGATGTACGCTTAG
- a CDS encoding phosphoglycerate dehydrogenase, producing the protein MAEVCKVVVSDKLAPEGLAILEASPGLSVDYQPGLSPEDLAVVVADAQGLVIRSGTRVTAELLDAATELKVVGRAGIGVDNVDVAEATRRGVVVMNTPGGNNVTTAEHTVSLMMALARHIPQANATLRQGDWRRSDFVGTELCGKTLGVVGLGNIGAIVSDRARGLKMKILAYDPFLTEEGATRLGVELATLAEVYARADFLTVHTPLTDDTRGMVGDDAFAAMRDGVRIVNCARGGIVDEEALLRALESGKVAGAALDVFAEEPPTDFRLVEHPAVVATPHLGASTGEAQLNVALAVAEQVRDYLVDGVVVNAINLPSVSVEMAERIAPYLLLAERMGRLHGQLAEGDAPTEVTVEYHGEAADLEDTRPVSAAVLKGLLSSFFAAPVNAVNAESIASERGVRLVEVRERASSAFASSLTVRLSGPTGGHVISGAVFGRATVRLVRLDDFYFEAIPEGNILILNNKDVPGVVGRVGALLGEANINISGVVLGSVDGEAVSFFHVDDPLDAAQLESLRALPEITGARMVCL; encoded by the coding sequence ATGGCCGAGGTTTGCAAGGTTGTTGTTTCGGACAAGCTGGCGCCCGAGGGCCTGGCCATACTCGAGGCTTCGCCGGGGCTGTCGGTGGACTACCAACCCGGCCTGTCGCCCGAAGATCTCGCCGTTGTTGTAGCCGACGCCCAAGGGTTGGTCATACGCAGCGGCACTCGCGTCACGGCCGAGCTGCTGGATGCTGCAACAGAGCTGAAGGTCGTGGGCCGCGCGGGTATCGGGGTGGACAACGTAGACGTCGCCGAGGCTACGCGCCGTGGCGTGGTCGTCATGAACACGCCCGGGGGCAACAACGTCACCACCGCCGAGCACACCGTGTCGCTGATGATGGCACTGGCGCGCCACATACCGCAGGCCAACGCCACGCTCAGGCAGGGCGACTGGCGACGCAGCGACTTTGTGGGTACCGAGCTCTGCGGTAAGACCCTGGGCGTGGTGGGGCTTGGAAACATAGGCGCCATCGTCAGCGATCGCGCGCGCGGCCTGAAGATGAAGATATTGGCCTACGATCCTTTTCTCACCGAGGAGGGCGCTACCCGGCTGGGCGTGGAGCTGGCGACGCTCGCAGAAGTGTACGCGCGGGCTGATTTTCTGACCGTGCATACCCCGCTCACCGACGACACCCGCGGCATGGTGGGCGACGATGCCTTCGCCGCCATGCGCGACGGCGTACGCATAGTAAACTGCGCCAGGGGTGGCATAGTCGACGAAGAAGCGCTGCTGCGGGCGCTCGAGTCGGGCAAGGTAGCTGGCGCGGCCCTGGACGTGTTCGCCGAAGAACCGCCCACAGATTTTCGCCTCGTGGAGCACCCGGCGGTGGTGGCCACACCCCACCTTGGAGCAAGCACCGGAGAGGCCCAGCTCAACGTGGCCCTGGCCGTGGCCGAGCAGGTGCGCGACTACCTGGTCGACGGGGTGGTGGTCAATGCCATCAACCTGCCGTCGGTTTCGGTCGAAATGGCGGAGCGCATCGCGCCGTATCTTTTGCTGGCCGAGCGCATGGGCCGCCTGCACGGCCAGCTGGCCGAGGGTGATGCCCCCACCGAGGTCACGGTGGAATACCACGGCGAGGCGGCCGACCTCGAAGACACCCGCCCGGTGAGCGCGGCCGTGCTCAAGGGCCTGCTCTCGAGCTTTTTCGCCGCGCCGGTAAATGCTGTCAACGCCGAGTCCATAGCCAGCGAACGCGGAGTGCGCCTGGTCGAGGTGCGCGAGCGTGCGAGCTCGGCCTTCGCGAGTTCGCTCACCGTGCGCTTGAGTGGCCCGACCGGCGGGCACGTCATTTCGGGCGCCGTGTTCGGCCGCGCGACGGTGCGCCTGGTGCGGCTCGACGATTTTTACTTCGAGGCCATCCCCGAGGGCAACATACTAATACTCAACAACAAGGATGTGCCGGGCGTGGTGGGACGCGTGGGCGCGTTGCTGGGCGAGGCCAACATCAACATTTCGGGCGTGGTGCTGGGCAGCGTTGACGGTGAGGCCGTGTCGTTCTTTCACGTGGACGACCCCCTTGACGCCGCTCAGCTCGAGAGCCTGCGGGCCCTGCCCGAGATAACCGGCGCGCGCATGGTCTGCCTGTAG
- a CDS encoding TraR/DksA family transcriptional regulator — protein MRKRELDKFEALLLEMRSDILREIKQDMKEGREGEAGEGRDTYDIASDDRDREINLLLGDRDRRKLQLVDEALLRIESRDYGKCEECEGDISPSRLKAMPFSELCVTCQDEYEQAQRTMHTDGGDSLSARVPPGESEPEIS, from the coding sequence ATGAGAAAGCGAGAACTAGATAAATTCGAAGCACTTTTGCTTGAGATGCGCAGTGACATCCTGCGCGAGATCAAGCAGGACATGAAAGAAGGGCGCGAAGGCGAAGCCGGCGAGGGTCGCGATACCTATGACATTGCCAGCGACGACCGCGATCGAGAGATAAACCTCCTTCTCGGCGACAGGGACCGTCGCAAGCTGCAGCTTGTGGACGAGGCCCTGCTGCGCATAGAGAGCCGTGACTACGGCAAGTGCGAAGAGTGCGAGGGTGATATCTCTCCCTCGCGGCTCAAGGCCATGCCCTTCAGCGAGCTTTGCGTCACCTGCCAGGATGAGTACGAGCAGGCCCAGCGCACCATGCACACCGATGGTGGCGATAGCCTGTCGGCACGTGTTCCCCCCGGCGAAAGCGAACCTGAAATTTCCTGA
- the folE gene encoding GTP cyclohydrolase I FolE: MVAGIEDSVRDILVALGEDPDREGLVKTPERVARSYEFLASGYQQDPHEVIGDALFTEDYSEMIIVRDIDFFSLCEHHMLPFYGRAHVAYVPDKHIVGISKLARLVECYARRLQVQERMTSQIAGFIQDKLKPLGVGVVIRAEHMCMRMRGVQKPNSSVVTSSLLGVFQERDTRQEFMNLLS; this comes from the coding sequence ATCGTGGCCGGCATTGAAGACAGTGTGCGTGACATCCTCGTTGCGCTGGGCGAAGACCCCGACCGCGAGGGGCTGGTCAAGACCCCCGAGCGAGTGGCGCGCAGCTACGAGTTCCTGGCCAGCGGTTACCAGCAGGACCCCCACGAGGTGATTGGCGACGCTCTGTTTACCGAGGACTACTCGGAGATGATAATCGTTCGCGACATCGATTTCTTCTCGCTGTGCGAGCACCACATGTTGCCTTTCTACGGGCGCGCCCACGTGGCCTACGTCCCCGACAAGCACATAGTGGGCATCAGCAAGCTGGCCCGCCTCGTGGAGTGTTACGCCAGGCGCTTGCAGGTGCAGGAGCGCATGACCTCGCAGATCGCCGGCTTTATCCAGGACAAGCTCAAGCCCCTGGGTGTGGGCGTGGTCATACGCGCCGAGCACATGTGCATGCGTATGCGCGGCGTGCAGAAGCCCAACTCCTCGGTGGTGACCAGCTCGTTGCTGGGCGTGTTCCAGGAGCGCGACACCCGCCAGGAGTTCATGAACCTGCTGTCCTGA